ATCTGCAGCCAGTCCAGATAAGCGGCCTGCCTTGATACGGCGGGCACATACACTGTACTGTCAATACGCATACTTCCTCCTGTTATATTGAAAAAAAAAGATCAATGCCTTGTAACGGTTCAGCAAGATCGAATAAGAAGACCTGGACCCCGGATCCGTCATCCCGGACTCGATCCGGGACCGGGGTGACGGTTAGAGCAACTAGTTGCCCATTTTCGTCATTCCGGCGAAAGCCGGAATCCAGGGTATATTAATAGTCTTATAGCAAATGTGGTGAATAGATACAATGGCTTTATACTTTAAGTTCCAAGCCAATGGGACAATGGTCTGAGCCCATGACCTGGGGCTCTATCCATGACCTGACCACATTATTCCTTAACTCCTCAGACACAAAAAAATAGTCGATACGCCAGCCCGCATTCCTTGACCTTGCCCCAAACCTGTATGTCCACCAGGTATACTGATCAGGTTCCTGATTAAACATTCGAAAGGTATCAATAAATCCGTGCTCCACAAACTTATCCACCCACTGCCTTTCTATGGGCAGAAAACCAGACCTGTCTTCATTGGCCTTGGGGTTTTTCAGGTCAATCTCCTTGTGAGCGGTGTTGAGATCTCCGCAGACTACAATGGGCTTGTTTTTTCTAAGCTCCTGAGCGTAGTCCAGAAAGCAGTCATAAAAATCAAGCTTGAACTGCAGGCGCTCATCACTCATCTGGCCATTGGGAAAGTAAATATTGAAGAGATAAAACTTTTCATACTCCATTAGAATTACCCTGCCCTCGCCATGATAACGCTCATCAGGCAGGCTTTTGGAGACAGAAAGGGGTGCAACTCTGTAGAATGAGGCCACACCGGAATATCCTTTTTTTACTGTTGCAGGATTCCAGAAGGCATCATATCCGGATATAGTTCTGTCTTTTTCAGCAATCTGCTCTGGAAGGGCTTTAATTTCCTGCAGGCAGACCACATCAGAGTCAGCCTGCTGAAACCAGTCCCAGAAGCCTTTGCCCACTACCGCACGAAACCCGTTTACATTCCATGAATGAATAATCATTTATACTGCTCGCAGCTCAGCATCCAGCTTTGTGCCGTCAAAGGTTATGCGCACATATCCGCCTGATCCAAAAGTTCCCGGATTGATAACAATGGTCCTGCCCACATGATCAACAGACCTGGCTTCATGAATATGCCCGGTCACACAGACCTCGGGCTGAACCTTTTCAATAAACGCCCGGACTGCCGGACTGCCCACATTGGCCCCGGCACCAAGACGATCCGCTTTTGTGTTTTGTGGGGGGGTGTGAGTAATGAAAATCAAATGCCTGACTTCCATGGCCTGCTTAAGAATACTGTCTAACCAGGACTTGACCTGTTCCTCACTGACTTCAGAAGGTGTGGAAAAAGGGGTGGGAGTTGAATATCCAAGCCCCAGCACATGTACGTCTTCTGACAGAGCAACCAGCTTTTTATGGATGTTGGCTCCTGTCTCGTTCAGATACTTTTCCACTTCCTTAGTATCCATGTTGCCGATTTGGGCATACACATTAGAATTAAAGGCCTTGATTTCATCAATAATGGAACCGGCTCTGGACCTGTTGCCCACATTGGTCAAATCTCCGGATACAAGAACGCCCGCTGCTTCTCTGATATCTTTAACTTTGTGGATATTGCGCAAATTCTCATGCACATCTCCAAAAGCTATCCAGAATTTCTCCGCCATTTTCAAAAACTCCTGTAAGTATGAAGAGAAAAGTTTAAAATCTTATAAACCCTTATCCCGCCATGGGTATCTTCTATCCTGTACCCCATTTTGATCATGGTTTGTCTGAGTTTGTCAGCTGAAGCGTAGTCTTTCTCGTCTCTGGCCTTGTTTCTCTGTACAAGCAAATCTTTAAGCTCTCGAGGGTATTCAGCCTCTGCCAAGGGCATATTATTCCAATCCAGAATGCCCAGAATGGAGTCCATTTTTTTCAGGACTGTCAGACTTTCACTGGCCTGATCCTTACCAATTTTACCTTCTTCAACAAGGTTGCGTACTTTTTTGCAAAAAGAAAAAAGATCAGGCCAGAACTTATAAACAGACAGGTCGTCTTCAACAGATTTGAAAAGATTCTGTTCCAGTTCTTTGCACAATGCGTTTACATTATCCTTAGAAATATCAGTGGTCGGAAATTTTTCCACAATAAGTGTAGCGCATAAATCCTGAATCCTATGCCAGTTTTTAACCCACATGGCCAGATTTTTTTCTGAATAGGAAAGGGTTTTATGATAAGATCCTGAAAGCAGCCAGACACGCAAGGCAGAATAACCAGCTTCAGCAGCCATGGTTTTAATTCCAGGCAGGTCAAGGCCATCAGCTTCGCCGCGCACGCTCTGAGCTACAGCCCAGCATTGCGGAATCAATGCCCTGGCCCCTTTCCAGATACTTCTCAGGTTGTCTAAATGGGGGAAAAAATGAGTTTCGCCTGCCAGTACAAGGTCCAGCCGGTCATGATCAAGGGAAGCAGCCATCTGAAGATACCACGAAGGCCGGACATTGCCCCATCTGGTTTTCAGAACATTGTCCTCCTTGAGATCCTTAAGACTGGCTCTCTTGTACAGGGTAAAATCCCTGGGACTGTCCTTGACATAATCCTCAAGATCAACGGTCTTGCCGGAAATAATTGTTGCAGGATCAATCCCGGCTAACTTGCCGTATTCCTGGTCCCGGCCAACATCAAAATACACAGATCTGAGCTTTTCATAGGCCAGGCCTCTGGAAAGCAGCTTTGAGCAGAGTTCCTGGCCCTGTTCAAGCTTGTCTGAAGCCGGAACAAACTGAAAACCGGAACAAAGGTTAATATCCCTGGAAATAGCCTCAAGCTCAGAAATAACAGTATGCTTGAAGTCTTTGAGTGTTGACTGCCCTGCCCTGACCGCTTCCAGGGTTGTATCGTCAAAATCAGCCACTGCAGCCAAAGGCACAGGTTTGAGCCCCTTATGAATCAGATATCTGCAGGCTGTGTCCAGAAAGACCGCCCTTCTCCAGAAGTCAGGGTCATCTGTAAAGCTGGTCCTGGGGCCGATGGTGAACAGTACAGGCCTGCCTGATGCTGCCTGAAAGGACACCTTTTTTCTGGTCTTTAGATCAAAAAACTTGATTCCGTCCTGTTCAGGCATTTTGAAAAGAGGAGTGCTCAGATATCTTTCCCCGCTGTCAGGAAAAATAGTCACTATGAGGCCGGATTCCATTTCCCGTGCAAGCTTGAGGCTCCCTGCCATGGCCGCTCCGGAACTCATGCCCACAAAAAGCCCTTCCTTGCGGGCCAGTTCCCGACACATGGCAAAGGCATCTTCATCATTTACGTTAGCCACTACATCTAAAAATTTTTTATCATAAATGCCTGGAGGGTAAGATTCCTGCATGTTTTTCAGGCCCTGAATCTTGTGCCCCGGATAAGGCTCAATTCCAATGCAGCGCACATGAGGGGCTAACTCGCGCATCCTGCGGGTAATGCCCATTATGGTTCCGGTAGTTCCCAGACAGGCAGTAATGTGAGTCACCTGACCTTCAGTTTGCTCCCAGATCTCCGGGCCGGTTGTCTGATAGTGGGCTTCAATGCTGGCTGGATTGTTGAACTGATCCATGAGCACGTACTTATCCGGTTCTTCCCTGGCCATACGGTATGCCTCTTCAATGGCCCCGTCTGTGCTCAAATGACCGGGAGTGAGAACAATCTCAGCACCATAAGCCCGCATTATTTTCTTTCTTTCCTCTGAAGCTGCTGCAGACATGATCAGCTTTATGGGATATCCCTTGACAGCACAGACCATGGCCAGTCCAATTCCGGTATTGCCGGAAGTGGCTTCAATGACGGTTTTACCCTTAGTTAGCTCACCGGACTTCTCAGCGCGCTCAATCATGGCCAGAGCAACCCGGTCCTTAACCGATCCTCCAGGATTCTTCATTTCTAACTTGGCCATGATGCTGACCCTGGGATTGACGGAAATATTTCTGATTTCTACCAGAGGGGTGCTGCCAATGAGGGAAAGGAGATTATTCATTGTTGTGCCAGGATAAAAATTATTGAATAATAAAGACAAACGGTTTAGATAAATCCAGACGCTTATATTTTCAAGTAAAAAACAAGGGAGTTTCAAGTTTTATCAAAAATGCCCGACCAGAAAAAAGCATACATGTACGCCCTGCTCACTGTGGGCATCTGGTCCACAGTAGCCTCGGCCTTTAAGATTTCCCTGCGCTATCTGGATCATATTCAGCTCCTGTTCTACTCCTGCCTGACTTCAACACTGGTGCTGGGCATGCTGTGCATCTACTTTTTCGGACCAGGATTCTGGAAGCTGATATCCAGGGACAATATAAAATCTTCCCTTATGCTGGGTTTTCTCAACCCTTTTCTGTATTATCTTGTTCTGTTCAAGGCTTACGATCTGCTTCCGGCCCAGGAGGCCCAGCCTTTAAATTATACATGGGGCATCACTCTGGCCCTGTTGTCCATTCCCCTGCTTAAACAAAAAATTACCAGAACCCAGATTCTGGCCATAGTTATCAGTTATTCAGGTACTCTAATCATTTCCACCAGAGGCAATATTCTGGGCCTTGAATTTTCCAACCCTCTCGGAGTTGGTCTGGCCCTTGGGAGCACCATTATCTGGGCCCTGTACTGGATTTACAACACCAAAGACACCCTTGACCCTGTGCTTAAACTGTTTTTGAACTTTCTGGCCGGGCTGATTTATATTTCCATTTTTCTGCCCTTTGTAACTACCTTTGCCTTTACAGATATCCGAGGCCTGTACGGTGCTATTTATGTGGGTGTTTTTGAAATGGGCATTACTTTTGTTTTCTGGCTCATGGCTTTGCGGTTTTCCAGAACCACGGCCCAGGTCAGCAATCTCATCTATCTCTCCCCTTTTCTGTCTCTGATCTTTATCTATTTTTTTGTGGGTGAGACCATCAGGATTTCCACCATAGTGGGGCTGGTGCTGATCATGGCCGGGCTTATTATCCAGAACCGGGCCAGGTGATGGCATAATTAAGATTTAAAAAATATGTAACAGTACTGTTTTAAGGGAACAGAGGGCTAAACAGATACAAAAATATTGCTAATAAAGCTTGATTTTTATCTGCAAATATAATGTAATGATTTAATTCACAATGTTTTAAGACAGGCAGCACTTCCTCGTAAACCCTGCTTACAACCACAAAATCATGATAAATAAAGAACTTTACGATGATTATATTCAAGCTCTGCTCAAAGGAGACAGGCAGTACTGCTTTGAGCTTGTCAAGGATCTGCTGGATAAGGATATATCCATTTATGATCTCTACATTCATCTCTTTCAAAGTTCTCTCTACCACGTGGGTCATCTCTGGGAAACTAACAAGATTTCTGTAGCAACAGAACATATGGCTACCTCCATCACTGAAGGTCTTTTATCTCTGACCTACCCCAAAATATTTTCAGCTGATCATAAAGGAAAAAAGGCTGTCATCTCCTGCATTGCCAATGAATATCACCAGATTGGCGGGAAAATGGTGGCGGATATATTTGAGCTGAACGGGTGGGATGGCTATTTTCTTGGTGCCAATACTCCGTTAAATGAACTTATGGAAATGGTCAAAGACAAGCAGCCTGACATGCTGGCCTTATCCCTGAGCATATATTTCAATATGCAGTCTTTACATGATGTAATAGGCAAGATCAAAGAGGTTTACCCTGAACTTAAAGTTATAGTTGGAGGTCAGGCCTTTCGCTGGGGTGGGCAGGATATTGGAAGCAAATTCAAAAATGTGCGTTATGTCCCTACAATTAATGACCTCGAAAAAATGCTGGTGAAAAATGACTGACTTCAAAGCCATTAAGACCTGCAGCCATTCTCTGAGCCGCTACCTGTACCAGGATGCCTCCGTCATTTTGATTCTGATGGATTCAAAGGGTACAATTATTGAAGCCAACAGATATGCCAGAGAAATTATCAATCACGATATACTGGGTAAAAATATCACTGACTTTCTGGTGGATTTCTCCAATTCAATTGCACTAAGTGACTTGATTGACCAGAATGATGATGCTCATATGCTGAATGTAACCTCGTCGTCAGGCCTGCCCCAGACCTTTTATTTCAAATTTCTCCAACACGATGAAAATATACTCGCCATAGGTGAACTCAATCATGTTGAGGTGGAAAGTCTGCGCAAAAACCTTATGAGCCTCAATAATGAATTCAGCAATCTCAACAGGGAATTGCATAAGAAAAACGCCGAACTGGTCAAGCTGAATGATCTGAAAAATCACTTTCTGGGCATGGCAGCACATGACCTGCGCAATCCCATAGGAGCTATTCAGAATTTAAGTGAATTTCTGCTGGAAGAGGCAGCTTCAAACCTTACTTCGGAACACCTTAAATTTATAAGCGTCATTAACACTTCCAGCCGTTTCATGCTTTCACTGCTTGACCAGCTTCTGGATATTGCAAGAATTGAGGCTGGCAAGCTGGATTTGGACATACAGCCAACAGATCTGCTTAACCTGATAAAGACCTGCGTTGAACTGAACAGAGTACTGGCTGACAAAAAGGGCATAAAGATTCAGTTTCATCACTATGAAGCATTCCCTGAAATAAAGCTTGATGCCATGAAGATTGAACAGGTTATGCACAATCTTTTATCCAATGCAATAAAATTTTCTCAGCCTGGGACCAGGGTCTATGTTAGCGCTTTTTTAAGTGATGATCATGTTACTGTTTCGGTAAAGGATGAAGGTCCTGGAATTCCCAGGGAAGATTTAGACAAGCTATACAAGCCTTTCTCACGAACAAGCGTTCAGGTTCCTGCAGGCGAAAAAAGTACAGGGCTTGGGCTGGCCATAGTGCATAAAATCATTCTCGGGCATTCTGGCAAGATATGGGTGGACAGTAAGGTGGGAGAAGGCTCGGTTTTTTCATTTTCAATCCCCTTAAAACACAGCAAAACTACCCGGAACCCGCAGCAGCCCTGACCTGAGTAATATCTGTTATCCCCCGCAATAATTTGATCAGACCATCCTGCTTTAAAGAAAGCATACCTTCTGACAGGGCCATATCCCTTATTTCTTCTGTGGGCTTTTTGTATTTTATCATCTTCTTTATCCCTTCTGTATTGACCATAAGCTCATGAATGCCGATACGTCCCTTATAACCGCCAATGCATTGCCTGCAGCCCTTGGCTTTATGAAGGACAGGTTCCTTATCAAAAATCTTTCCAACCTGTTCTTCAAAGCCCTGACCATACTCAAGGGCAAGTTCCTGCATCTCTTTGCTGGAAGGTGAGTAGGCTTCCTTGCACTTGGGGCAAAGAGTTTTAACCAGCCTCTGGCCGAGAACACCCAACAAGGAATCAGCAAAATTGAATGGGTCCAGTTCCATATCCAGAAGGCGGGTTACTGTTTCAGGGGCGGTATTGGTGTGCAGGGTGCTGAATACCACATGCCCTGTCAGAGATGCTTCCACCCCGATGTGAGCTGTTTCTCTGTCTCTCATTTCACCAATCATGATGATATCAGGGTCAGCCCTGAGAAAAGAGCGCAGGATGGAGGCAAAGGTCAGGCCGATTTTTGGATTAACCTGGACCTGGCGCAAACCATCCTGACTTATTTCCACAGGATCCTCAGCTGTCCATATTTTTCGTTCAGGAGTATTAATATAACTCACAGCAGAATGCAGTGTGGTGGTTTTTCCTGATCCGGTTGGGCCTACAACAAGAATCAGTCCGTAAGGTTTATGAATAAGACGTTCAAAATTGGTCTGATTTTCCTGTGTCAGGCCGAGTTTTTCCAAAGGCATGGGTTTGCCCGAAGCAAGAAGACGCATGACAACATCTTCCTGGCCCTCCATGGTGGGTATGGTGGCTATTCTGAACTCTAGAAGACGATTGATCTCAGATAATTTTATTTTGACTTTCCCGTCCTGAGGCAGACGCCTTTCAGCAATATCCAAATGGGACATAATTTTTATACGAGAAACAAGTGGACGTGCCAGGGCAAGGCGCATTTTTCTAAACTCATGACAGGTTCCGTCAATACGCAGCCGAATCATACAGTATCTTGCCCTTACATTGGGCTCTATATGAATATCTGAAGCATTTTTCCGCCAGGCCTCAACCATAAGGGCATTAACAAGCCGTACAACCTCACTGTCATGCTCCGTTATTTCACCGTCTTCTATGACATCATCATCCTGATCATCATCCAGATCAAGATCATCAGCAAGAGAAGCCATACTGCTGTCAGAATTCAGCTGATTATAAAAATAATCAATAAAGGATTCAATATCCTTGGAAAGAGATACATGGGGGACAATGCGACTGGTTCCGAAGATAAACCTTATTTCATCTAAACGACCCAGATCAAAAGGATTGCTGACCAGAACAACAATATTGTTTCCTTCCCTTTTTAGCGGAACCCAGCCAAACTTTTTTAAAAAATCCGGATCAAGATTTTTCTTTTCAAAAAGGTCAAATGGAGGCTCATAGTCATTATCAAAGGGTACAAACTTAGTATCATAAAATTTTTCTAAGGATTTCCCAAGATCGCTTTTATTAATCTTGAAAATATCCAGAAGCGCCTCGTCAACAGTTACCCCTCTTGTCTTGGCTGCAGTCAAGGCCTTGTCAAGATCGACTTTACTTAACAGGCCTTTCTCCATGAGGTATGAATACCTGTTGGCAGGCTTTTTTTGTTCCTTTACCGGAAGGGCAGTCATATATTTTCTGACAGTATATGAAAAAAGCCCCGAGTATAACGGGGCTTTAATTCTTGTGTTAAGTACTATTTGTTAAGCCAGGCCATCATACTACGAAGATTTGCTCCCACCTCTTCAATCTGGTGTTTATGAGCCTGCCTGCGTAATGCCTTGAAACCGGGAGCCCCAGCTTTGTTTTCAAGTATCCATTCCCTGGCAAACGTTCCATCCTGAATCTCATCCAGAATTTTCTTCATTTCCTGTTTGACTTTTGGAGAAACTACCCTTTTGCCTCTGGTATAGTCTCCGTACTCAGCTGTGTCGCTTATGGAGTAGTGCATTTTAGATAATCCGCCTTCATATAGAAGATCGACAATCAGTTTAAGTTCATGCATGCATTCAAAGTATGCCACCTCAGGCTGATATCCGGCTTCTACCAGGGTTTCAAAACCGGAACGGATGAGTTCACTCACGCCGCCACACAAAACTGCCTGTTCACCAAAAAGATCGGTTTCAGTCTCTTCCTCAAAAGTGGTTTCAATCACTCCTGATCTTGTGGATCCGATTCCCTTGGCATAAGCCAGAGCATACTCCATAGCCTTGCCGGAATGGTCCTGATGTACTGCTACAAGAGCTGGTACTGCACCACCCTGAGCATACTCCCTTCTAACAAGATGACCAGGTCCCTTGGGAGCAACCATTACTACATCCACATCTGCCGGAGGTACTATCTGGCTGAAATGAATATTAAAACCATGACTGAAAACAAGAACTTTACCAGCAGTCAGGTTGGGCAACACTTCTTGTTCATAAACTTGAGGCTGATATTGATCCTGCACAAGAATCTGAATCATATCCGCTTTCATGGCCGCATCAGAGGCAGACTCAGGATGAAAGCCGTCATTTCTGGCCTGTTTCCAGTTATCTCCTCCGGGTCTTTGTCCAACAATGACATTAAGCCCGGAGTCCCTTAGATTCTGAGCATGGGCATGCCCCTGGCTCCCATATCCAATTATTGCTATGGTCTTGTCCTTGAGAATGGACAGATCAGCATCATTTTCATAGTATACTTTCATCTTTTCTCCTTATCTTTAAAACTAAAACTGCATACTTCTACGCATGGCCACAGTTCCTGTTCTGGCAAACTCCTTAATTCCGAAACGCTGCAGCAAATTAACAATGGCTTTGATTTTGCCCTGATCTCCAGTAACTTCAATGGTCAGTTCGTCAGTGCTGACGTCAACAACTTTGCACCTGAAGATATCAGCCACTCTGAGTATCTCCGCTCTTTTGGAGTCCTCGGCATTAACTTTTATAAGGACCATTTCCCTTTCAACTGATTTAAGATCGGTCAGATCAACAACTTTAATAACAGTTACTACTTTGCGCAACTGCTTGACAATCTGTTCAATTATCTGTTCATCACCAAAGGTGGTTATAGTCATGAGGGACACCCCTTTTTCAAGGGTTGGCCCAACATTCAGAGTGTCAATATTAAATCCTCTGCCACTGAACAAACCGGCAACTCTGGACAGGACCCCGGGTTCATTTTCTACAAGTACTGATAATACATGTCTCATTGACTGCCTCCTAAACCAAAAGCATTTCAGTTAGTGAGGCCCCTGCTGGAACCATTGGATAAACATTTTCCTCAGGCTCGACCCGAACGTCAACTATGCAGGGCAAAGGAGAAGCAAAGGCCTGCTTAAGTACAGGAACCACGTCTTCATTTTTTTCAATCAAATAGCCTTCAGCCCCAAAAGCCTGTGCCAGTTTAACAAAATCAGGATTAAGGTGCAGGCAGGTCGCACAATAATTTTTATCATAAAACAGTTCCTGCCACTGCCTGACCATGCCAAGATATCCATTATTGAGAATTACTACTTTAACAGGCAATTTATAACTCATGGCAGTGGCCATCTCCTGAATATTCATCTGAATGGAGCCATCACCTGCAATGTCAATAACCAGTTTGTCAGGATGGGCAACCTGAGCCCCAATAGCGGCAGGCAGCCCGTAACCCATGGTTCCCAGTCCGCCTGAAGTAAGCAGGGTTCTGGGGT
The nucleotide sequence above comes from Desulfonatronovibrio magnus. Encoded proteins:
- a CDS encoding PAS domain-containing sensor histidine kinase, translating into MTDFKAIKTCSHSLSRYLYQDASVILILMDSKGTIIEANRYAREIINHDILGKNITDFLVDFSNSIALSDLIDQNDDAHMLNVTSSSGLPQTFYFKFLQHDENILAIGELNHVEVESLRKNLMSLNNEFSNLNRELHKKNAELVKLNDLKNHFLGMAAHDLRNPIGAIQNLSEFLLEEAASNLTSEHLKFISVINTSSRFMLSLLDQLLDIARIEAGKLDLDIQPTDLLNLIKTCVELNRVLADKKGIKIQFHHYEAFPEIKLDAMKIEQVMHNLLSNAIKFSQPGTRVYVSAFLSDDHVTVSVKDEGPGIPREDLDKLYKPFSRTSVQVPAGEKSTGLGLAIVHKIILGHSGKIWVDSKVGEGSVFSFSIPLKHSKTTRNPQQP
- a CDS encoding cobalamin B12-binding domain-containing protein — encoded protein: MINKELYDDYIQALLKGDRQYCFELVKDLLDKDISIYDLYIHLFQSSLYHVGHLWETNKISVATEHMATSITEGLLSLTYPKIFSADHKGKKAVISCIANEYHQIGGKMVADIFELNGWDGYFLGANTPLNELMEMVKDKQPDMLALSLSIYFNMQSLHDVIGKIKEVYPELKVIVGGQAFRWGGQDIGSKFKNVRYVPTINDLEKMLVKND
- a CDS encoding cysteine synthase → MNNLLSLIGSTPLVEIRNISVNPRVSIMAKLEMKNPGGSVKDRVALAMIERAEKSGELTKGKTVIEATSGNTGIGLAMVCAVKGYPIKLIMSAAASEERKKIMRAYGAEIVLTPGHLSTDGAIEEAYRMAREEPDKYVLMDQFNNPASIEAHYQTTGPEIWEQTEGQVTHITACLGTTGTIMGITRRMRELAPHVRCIGIEPYPGHKIQGLKNMQESYPPGIYDKKFLDVVANVNDEDAFAMCRELARKEGLFVGMSSGAAMAGSLKLAREMESGLIVTIFPDSGERYLSTPLFKMPEQDGIKFFDLKTRKKVSFQAASGRPVLFTIGPRTSFTDDPDFWRRAVFLDTACRYLIHKGLKPVPLAAVADFDDTTLEAVRAGQSTLKDFKHTVISELEAISRDINLCSGFQFVPASDKLEQGQELCSKLLSRGLAYEKLRSVYFDVGRDQEYGKLAGIDPATIISGKTVDLEDYVKDSPRDFTLYKRASLKDLKEDNVLKTRWGNVRPSWYLQMAASLDHDRLDLVLAGETHFFPHLDNLRSIWKGARALIPQCWAVAQSVRGEADGLDLPGIKTMAAEAGYSALRVWLLSGSYHKTLSYSEKNLAMWVKNWHRIQDLCATLIVEKFPTTDISKDNVNALCKELEQNLFKSVEDDLSVYKFWPDLFSFCKKVRNLVEEGKIGKDQASESLTVLKKMDSILGILDWNNMPLAEAEYPRELKDLLVQRNKARDEKDYASADKLRQTMIKMGYRIEDTHGGIRVYKILNFSLHTYRSF
- the ilvC gene encoding ketol-acid reductoisomerase — its product is MKVYYENDADLSILKDKTIAIIGYGSQGHAHAQNLRDSGLNVIVGQRPGGDNWKQARNDGFHPESASDAAMKADMIQILVQDQYQPQVYEQEVLPNLTAGKVLVFSHGFNIHFSQIVPPADVDVVMVAPKGPGHLVRREYAQGGAVPALVAVHQDHSGKAMEYALAYAKGIGSTRSGVIETTFEEETETDLFGEQAVLCGGVSELIRSGFETLVEAGYQPEVAYFECMHELKLIVDLLYEGGLSKMHYSISDTAEYGDYTRGKRVVSPKVKQEMKKILDEIQDGTFAREWILENKAGAPGFKALRRQAHKHQIEEVGANLRSMMAWLNK
- the ilvN gene encoding acetolactate synthase small subunit; this translates as MRHVLSVLVENEPGVLSRVAGLFSGRGFNIDTLNVGPTLEKGVSLMTITTFGDEQIIEQIVKQLRKVVTVIKVVDLTDLKSVEREMVLIKVNAEDSKRAEILRVADIFRCKVVDVSTDELTIEVTGDQGKIKAIVNLLQRFGIKEFARTGTVAMRRSMQF
- a CDS encoding metallophosphoesterase, with amino-acid sequence MAEKFWIAFGDVHENLRNIHKVKDIREAAGVLVSGDLTNVGNRSRAGSIIDEIKAFNSNVYAQIGNMDTKEVEKYLNETGANIHKKLVALSEDVHVLGLGYSTPTPFSTPSEVSEEQVKSWLDSILKQAMEVRHLIFITHTPPQNTKADRLGAGANVGSPAVRAFIEKVQPEVCVTGHIHEARSVDHVGRTIVINPGTFGSGGYVRITFDGTKLDAELRAV
- a CDS encoding GspE/PulE family protein, producing the protein MTALPVKEQKKPANRYSYLMEKGLLSKVDLDKALTAAKTRGVTVDEALLDIFKINKSDLGKSLEKFYDTKFVPFDNDYEPPFDLFEKKNLDPDFLKKFGWVPLKREGNNIVVLVSNPFDLGRLDEIRFIFGTSRIVPHVSLSKDIESFIDYFYNQLNSDSSMASLADDLDLDDDQDDDVIEDGEITEHDSEVVRLVNALMVEAWRKNASDIHIEPNVRARYCMIRLRIDGTCHEFRKMRLALARPLVSRIKIMSHLDIAERRLPQDGKVKIKLSEINRLLEFRIATIPTMEGQEDVVMRLLASGKPMPLEKLGLTQENQTNFERLIHKPYGLILVVGPTGSGKTTTLHSAVSYINTPERKIWTAEDPVEISQDGLRQVQVNPKIGLTFASILRSFLRADPDIIMIGEMRDRETAHIGVEASLTGHVVFSTLHTNTAPETVTRLLDMELDPFNFADSLLGVLGQRLVKTLCPKCKEAYSPSSKEMQELALEYGQGFEEQVGKIFDKEPVLHKAKGCRQCIGGYKGRIGIHELMVNTEGIKKMIKYKKPTEEIRDMALSEGMLSLKQDGLIKLLRGITDITQVRAAAGSG
- a CDS encoding exodeoxyribonuclease III, with the protein product MIIHSWNVNGFRAVVGKGFWDWFQQADSDVVCLQEIKALPEQIAEKDRTISGYDAFWNPATVKKGYSGVASFYRVAPLSVSKSLPDERYHGEGRVILMEYEKFYLFNIYFPNGQMSDERLQFKLDFYDCFLDYAQELRKNKPIVVCGDLNTAHKEIDLKNPKANEDRSGFLPIERQWVDKFVEHGFIDTFRMFNQEPDQYTWWTYRFGARSRNAGWRIDYFFVSEELRNNVVRSWIEPQVMGSDHCPIGLELKV
- a CDS encoding DMT family transporter, with protein sequence MPDQKKAYMYALLTVGIWSTVASAFKISLRYLDHIQLLFYSCLTSTLVLGMLCIYFFGPGFWKLISRDNIKSSLMLGFLNPFLYYLVLFKAYDLLPAQEAQPLNYTWGITLALLSIPLLKQKITRTQILAIVISYSGTLIISTRGNILGLEFSNPLGVGLALGSTIIWALYWIYNTKDTLDPVLKLFLNFLAGLIYISIFLPFVTTFAFTDIRGLYGAIYVGVFEMGITFVFWLMALRFSRTTAQVSNLIYLSPFLSLIFIYFFVGETIRISTIVGLVLIMAGLIIQNRAR